Proteins encoded in a region of the Thermomicrobiales bacterium genome:
- the secD gene encoding protein translocase subunit SecD: RAATGVPSLKISPWITLAFIIVLTLFAGWVALPGEDLDVGSFKADHPIQEGLDLQGGVQVLLEARPAEGQKLDSDTLSGTRDTIERRVGGLGVSEPLVQTRGNNQIIVELPGVTDPEEAVEVVRQTALLEIIDTNGQVLPAGTIVNTTLGSASSTTPGSPTAVDGSPVASPEASPVASMDDTAADGPVFQTIISGSDLKDAYRATGPLGQVVVGFELNGDAADRFYDFTSQNIGRPMSIVIDKTVISSPVINGAISDQGQIEGIAPADVDNLVVQLKAGALAVPLEVVQSRVVGPSLGQDSIDKSLTAAIIGLGTVALFMIIYYRLPGFLSVIALGIYTLLVLALFKLIPVTLTLAGIAGFVLSIGMAVDANILIFSRLKEELRLGRPASQAVENGFAHAWPSIRDSNITSMITAAILYWFGQYTGATIITGFALTLFIGVAVSMFTAYTVTRTFLRLVLSSTRIHNTWWLGTTRKSVASSSAAD, encoded by the coding sequence CCCGCGCCGCGACTGGAGTGCCATCGTTGAAAATCTCTCCCTGGATAACACTCGCATTTATCATCGTCCTCACCCTCTTCGCGGGTTGGGTCGCGCTCCCCGGCGAAGATCTCGACGTCGGCTCGTTCAAGGCGGACCACCCGATCCAGGAAGGACTGGACCTGCAAGGCGGCGTCCAGGTATTGCTGGAAGCACGTCCGGCCGAGGGCCAGAAGCTGGATTCGGACACGCTGTCCGGCACGCGTGACACCATCGAACGGCGAGTTGGCGGTTTGGGGGTCAGCGAACCGCTGGTTCAGACTCGCGGCAATAATCAGATCATCGTCGAGCTTCCCGGCGTCACCGACCCGGAAGAAGCTGTCGAGGTCGTGCGCCAGACCGCATTGCTCGAGATCATCGACACGAACGGCCAGGTGCTCCCGGCCGGAACGATCGTCAACACTACGCTTGGTTCCGCGTCGAGCACTACTCCTGGTTCCCCCACAGCCGTGGACGGATCCCCAGTCGCATCGCCAGAGGCTTCTCCAGTAGCATCGATGGACGACACCGCGGCTGATGGGCCGGTGTTCCAAACCATCATCTCCGGGTCCGATCTCAAGGACGCCTACCGCGCGACTGGTCCATTGGGTCAGGTGGTCGTCGGCTTCGAACTGAACGGAGACGCTGCTGACCGGTTCTACGACTTCACCAGCCAGAACATCGGCCGTCCGATGTCGATCGTCATCGACAAGACCGTCATTTCCTCCCCGGTCATCAACGGAGCCATTTCCGATCAGGGGCAAATCGAGGGCATCGCTCCGGCCGATGTCGACAACCTGGTGGTCCAGCTGAAGGCAGGAGCGTTGGCGGTTCCGCTCGAAGTCGTCCAGAGCCGTGTTGTTGGCCCTTCGCTCGGTCAGGATTCGATCGACAAGAGTCTCACTGCGGCCATCATCGGACTCGGCACCGTTGCCCTGTTCATGATCATTTACTACCGCCTGCCGGGATTCCTGTCAGTGATTGCGCTCGGGATCTACACCCTGCTGGTGCTCGCGTTGTTCAAACTCATTCCGGTCACCTTGACGCTTGCGGGCATCGCCGGTTTCGTCTTGTCGATCGGTATGGCGGTCGACGCAAACATCCTCATCTTCTCGAGACTGAAAGAGGAGTTGCGGCTCGGTAGACCGGCATCCCAAGCGGTCGAGAACGGCTTTGCGCATGCCTGGCCATCGATTCGCGACTCGAACATTACGTCGATGATTACCGCCGCAATCCTCTATTGGTTCGGCCAATACACTGGCGCCACCATCATCACCGGGTTCGCACTGACGCTCTTCATCGGCGTCGCGGTGAGTATGTTCACCGCATACACCGTTACGCGCACCTTCCTGCGCCTCGTGCTCAGTTCGACCCGCATTCACAACACCTGGTGGCTTGGCACCACGCGCAAGTCGGTGGCCAGCTCGAGCGCCGCGGACTAG